One window of the Streptomyces sp. TS71-3 genome contains the following:
- a CDS encoding ATP-dependent DNA helicase RecG, which produces MAEHLGLHSVGDLLHHYPRRYAERGELTRLADLPLDEHVTVVAQVASARLLPFRSGGGQRLEVTITDGSGQLQLVFFGRGVHKPHKDLLPGTRAMFAGKVSVFNRKLQLAHPAYELLRGGDGDASEAVDSWAGALIPIYPATAKLESWKIAKAVDAVLPAAQEAVDPLPPALKEGRGLVPLPEALLKVHRPGSKADIADARARLKWDEAFVLQVALARRRHADSQLPAVPRRPLPDGLLTAFDARLPFTLTEGQQRVSREIFDDLASEHPMHRLLQGEVGSGKTMVALRAMLAVVDAGGQAAMLAPTEVLAQQHHRSITEMMGELAEGGMLGGAEHGTKVVLLTGSMGAAARRHALLDLATGEAGIVIGTHALIEDKVQFHDLGLVVVDEQHRFGVEQRDALRGKGKQPPHLLVMTATPIPRTVAMTVFGDLETSVLDQLPAGRSPIASHVVPAQDKPHFLQRAWERVREEVEAGHQAYVVCPRIGDSEDQAAQADQAASGGKGGKAGKGGKAGKGAKGGKADDGGEERGGAGVRGAGAGASGKVAAPAPDEPPDGSADPDKRPPLAVLDVAEQLAAGPLRSLSVESLHGRMPPDEKDAVMRRFAAGETDVLVATTVIEVGVNVPNATAMVIMDADRFGVSQLHQLRGRVGRGSAPGLCLLVTEMPEASDARARLNAVAATLDGFELSRIDLEQRREGDVLGQAQSGVRSSLRVLAVIEDEEIIAEAREEASAVVADDPELTALPGLRTALEALLDAEREQYLEKG; this is translated from the coding sequence ATGGCCGAGCACCTCGGCCTGCACTCGGTCGGCGACCTGCTGCACCACTACCCCCGCCGCTACGCGGAGCGCGGCGAGCTGACCCGACTCGCCGACCTGCCGCTGGACGAGCACGTCACGGTCGTCGCCCAGGTCGCGAGCGCCCGCCTGCTGCCGTTCCGGTCGGGCGGCGGCCAGCGGCTGGAGGTCACGATCACGGACGGCAGCGGCCAGCTCCAGCTGGTCTTCTTCGGCCGCGGCGTGCACAAGCCGCACAAGGACCTGCTGCCCGGCACGCGCGCGATGTTCGCCGGCAAGGTCTCCGTCTTCAACCGCAAGCTCCAGCTCGCCCACCCCGCGTACGAGCTCCTGCGCGGCGGGGACGGCGACGCGTCCGAGGCCGTCGACTCCTGGGCGGGCGCCCTGATCCCGATCTATCCGGCCACCGCGAAGCTGGAGTCCTGGAAGATCGCCAAGGCGGTCGACGCGGTGCTGCCCGCCGCACAGGAAGCCGTCGACCCGCTGCCGCCCGCGCTCAAGGAAGGCCGGGGCCTGGTCCCGCTGCCGGAGGCCCTGCTGAAGGTCCACCGCCCCGGCAGCAAGGCCGACATCGCCGACGCGCGTGCCCGCCTGAAGTGGGACGAGGCCTTCGTCCTCCAGGTGGCCCTGGCACGCAGGCGGCACGCCGACAGCCAGTTGCCCGCCGTGCCCCGCAGGCCCCTGCCGGACGGCCTGCTGACCGCCTTCGACGCCCGCCTGCCGTTCACGCTCACCGAGGGCCAGCAGCGCGTCTCCCGGGAGATCTTCGACGACCTCGCCTCCGAGCACCCCATGCACCGGCTGCTGCAGGGCGAGGTCGGCTCCGGAAAGACGATGGTCGCGCTGCGCGCCATGCTCGCCGTGGTGGACGCCGGCGGACAGGCCGCCATGCTCGCGCCCACCGAGGTGCTGGCCCAGCAGCACCACCGTTCCATCACGGAGATGATGGGCGAGCTCGCCGAAGGGGGCATGCTCGGCGGCGCGGAGCACGGCACCAAGGTGGTCCTGCTGACCGGCTCCATGGGCGCGGCCGCCCGGCGGCACGCCCTGCTGGACCTGGCCACCGGCGAGGCCGGCATCGTCATCGGCACCCATGCGCTCATCGAGGACAAGGTGCAGTTCCACGACCTGGGCCTGGTCGTCGTCGACGAGCAGCACCGGTTCGGGGTGGAGCAGCGCGACGCCCTGCGCGGCAAGGGCAAGCAGCCGCCCCACCTGCTCGTCATGACCGCCACCCCCATTCCGCGCACGGTCGCCATGACCGTCTTCGGCGACCTGGAGACCTCGGTCCTCGACCAGCTCCCGGCCGGCCGCTCGCCCATCGCCAGCCATGTCGTGCCGGCCCAGGACAAGCCGCACTTCCTCCAGCGGGCCTGGGAGCGGGTCCGCGAGGAGGTCGAGGCCGGCCACCAGGCATACGTCGTCTGCCCCCGGATCGGCGACTCCGAGGACCAGGCGGCGCAGGCCGACCAGGCCGCGTCCGGCGGTAAGGGCGGCAAGGCCGGTAAGGGCGGCAAGGCCGGTAAGGGCGCCAAGGGCGGCAAGGCCGACGACGGCGGGGAGGAGCGCGGCGGGGCGGGCGTGCGCGGCGCGGGCGCCGGAGCGTCCGGGAAGGTCGCGGCCCCCGCTCCGGACGAACCGCCGGACGGCTCCGCCGACCCCGACAAACGCCCCCCGCTGGCCGTCCTGGACGTCGCCGAGCAGCTCGCCGCGGGCCCCCTGCGAAGCCTCTCGGTGGAGTCCCTGCACGGCAGGATGCCGCCCGACGAGAAGGACGCCGTGATGCGCCGCTTCGCCGCGGGCGAGACGGACGTCCTGGTCGCCACGACCGTCATCGAGGTCGGCGTGAACGTCCCGAACGCCACCGCGATGGTCATCATGGACGCCGACCGCTTCGGCGTCTCGCAGCTCCACCAGCTCCGCGGGAGGGTCGGCCGCGGCTCGGCGCCCGGCCTGTGCCTGCTGGTCACCGAGATGCCGGAGGCGAGCGACGCCCGCGCCCGGCTGAACGCCGTCGCCGCCACTCTCGACGGCTTCGAGCTCTCCCGCATCGACCTGGAGCAGCGCCGCGAGGGCGACGTGCTCGGCCAGGCGCAGTCCGGGGTGCGCTCCTCGCTGCGGGTGCTCGCCGTCATCGAGGACGAGGAGATCATCGCCGAGGCCCGCGAGGAGGCGTCCGCCGTCGTCGCCGATGACCCCGAACTCACCGCCCTGCCGGGCCTGCGCACGGCCCTGGAGGCGCTGCTCGACGCCGAGCGCGAGCAGTACCTGGAGAAGGGCTGA
- a CDS encoding DAK2 domain-containing protein, whose protein sequence is MPPSRGEERVLDADSVRTWCTLALEGLGRSREEIDAINVYPVADGDTGTNLYLTLESAARAVEASFAGLDPGRPTLAVAVRAMAHGALIGACGNSGTIVAQLLRGMAQVLSGEHGDDPGDGGTGGAGHLRRALRRAAESAYTAVTRPVEGTVLTVASAAAEAAERAEGGCVAVARAAHEGARVALEATPGQLKVLDRAGVVDAGGQGLVVVLAALADACTGRDPAPGTQPRGLPPVRQTGGAGPAESTRHAREGDGTRYAREGAVRIPSEKTPEPADPLPADPAPPEPVPLAPVAADPAAANPPETRSPEAAQPPTVNPATVCEARGAAAGTTASAPGATGPAYEVMYLLEAGDAAVDRLRNRLDGLGDSLVVVGGDGLWNVHVHVDDAGAAVEAGVEAGRPHRIRIAHFGAGAGAARAEHVHPLPARRERAKRAVVAVVPGEGLGELCASAGAFTVLARPGEPPASGELVAAIRRADADEVVLLPNDDALGHTAAAAAGQVRTAGIRVAVIPTRAAVQGIAALAVHAPDRRFDEDVVAMTSAARSTRFAELTVAERQSWTTAGVCQAGDVLGMIDGDVAVIGPDPEETAAAVLDRMLSSGGEMVTLVLSDGFPEAVAERLEAHVRESHLAVDSVVYQGGHPAPLLFIGVE, encoded by the coding sequence GTGCCGCCCTCCAGGGGCGAGGAGCGGGTCCTCGACGCCGATTCCGTGCGCACCTGGTGCACGCTCGCACTGGAGGGGCTGGGCCGCTCCCGCGAGGAGATCGACGCGATCAACGTGTACCCGGTGGCGGACGGCGACACCGGAACCAACCTCTATCTGACGCTGGAGTCCGCGGCGCGTGCCGTCGAGGCATCCTTCGCCGGGCTCGATCCCGGGCGGCCCACGCTGGCCGTCGCGGTGCGCGCCATGGCGCACGGCGCCCTCATCGGCGCCTGCGGCAACTCCGGCACGATCGTGGCGCAGCTGCTGCGCGGCATGGCCCAGGTGCTCTCCGGGGAGCACGGCGACGATCCCGGGGACGGCGGCACGGGCGGCGCGGGGCACCTGCGGCGTGCTCTGCGGCGAGCGGCGGAGTCCGCCTACACCGCCGTCACCCGCCCCGTGGAAGGCACCGTGCTGACCGTGGCCTCGGCCGCGGCGGAGGCGGCGGAGCGGGCCGAGGGCGGTTGCGTGGCCGTAGCGCGCGCGGCCCACGAGGGCGCGCGCGTCGCGTTGGAGGCCACTCCGGGCCAGCTCAAGGTGCTGGATCGCGCGGGAGTCGTCGACGCGGGCGGCCAGGGACTCGTGGTGGTCCTCGCGGCCCTCGCCGACGCCTGCACGGGCAGGGACCCGGCCCCGGGAACCCAGCCCCGGGGTTTGCCACCGGTACGGCAGACCGGGGGCGCGGGCCCCGCGGAGAGCACACGACACGCGCGCGAGGGCGACGGCACCCGGTACGCGCGCGAGGGCGCCGTGCGCATCCCTTCGGAGAAGACCCCCGAGCCCGCGGACCCCCTGCCCGCGGACCCCGCACCCCCGGAGCCCGTACCCCTTGCCCCGGTAGCCGCCGACCCCGCGGCGGCGAACCCGCCGGAGACACGCTCGCCGGAGGCCGCCCAGCCCCCCACCGTGAACCCGGCCACGGTGTGCGAGGCCCGCGGAGCCGCCGCCGGCACAACCGCGTCCGCCCCCGGCGCCACGGGCCCCGCCTACGAGGTGATGTACCTCCTGGAGGCCGGCGATGCGGCCGTGGACCGGCTGCGGAACAGGCTCGACGGCCTCGGGGACTCCCTGGTCGTGGTCGGCGGGGACGGCCTGTGGAACGTCCACGTCCACGTCGACGACGCCGGCGCCGCCGTCGAGGCCGGCGTGGAGGCCGGCCGGCCGCACCGCATCCGCATCGCCCACTTCGGAGCCGGAGCCGGAGCCGCGCGCGCGGAGCACGTGCACCCCCTGCCTGCCCGGCGCGAGCGGGCCAAGCGGGCCGTGGTGGCGGTGGTGCCGGGCGAGGGCCTGGGCGAACTGTGCGCCTCGGCCGGCGCCTTCACGGTGCTCGCACGCCCCGGAGAGCCGCCCGCCAGCGGCGAACTGGTGGCCGCGATCCGCCGTGCGGACGCCGACGAGGTGGTCCTGCTGCCCAACGACGACGCCCTCGGGCACACCGCGGCAGCCGCCGCCGGACAGGTGCGGACGGCGGGCATACGCGTCGCCGTCATCCCGACCCGCGCCGCGGTCCAGGGCATCGCAGCCCTCGCCGTGCACGCGCCGGACCGGCGCTTCGACGAGGACGTGGTCGCCATGACCTCGGCCGCGCGCTCCACACGCTTCGCCGAGCTGACCGTCGCCGAGCGCCAGTCGTGGACGACGGCGGGCGTCTGCCAGGCCGGGGACGTACTGGGCATGATCGACGGGGACGTGGCCGTGATCGGCCCCGACCCGGAGGAGACGGCCGCCGCGGTCCTCGACCGGATGCTGTCCTCGGGCGGCGAGATGGTCACCCTCGTCCTCTCGGACGGCTTCCCCGAGGCCGTCGCGGAACGCCTCGAAGCGCACGTCCGGGAATCCCACCTGGCCGTGGACAGCGTCGTCTACCAGGGCGGCCACCCGGCTCCGCTGCTCTTCATCGGCGTGGAGTGA
- the rsmD gene encoding 16S rRNA (guanine(966)-N(2))-methyltransferase RsmD translates to MTRVIAGTAGGRRLAVPPGQGTRPTSDRAREGLFSTWESLRGTLSGARVADLYAGSGAVGLEALSRGAAHALLVEPDPRAVRTLRENARTLALPGAEVRAAKAEQAVAGAPPEQPYDLVFLDPPYALPDSDLGEILVTLAARGWLAGEALVTVERSTRGGEFGWPAGFEAIRSRRYGEGTFWYGRAASTRHEAP, encoded by the coding sequence ATGACCCGCGTGATCGCCGGTACCGCCGGCGGGCGCCGTCTCGCCGTGCCGCCGGGCCAGGGCACCCGGCCCACCTCGGACCGGGCCCGCGAGGGACTCTTCTCCACCTGGGAGTCGCTGCGCGGGACCCTCTCCGGCGCCCGTGTGGCCGACCTGTACGCGGGCTCCGGCGCCGTCGGCCTGGAGGCGCTGTCCCGGGGCGCCGCCCACGCCCTGCTCGTGGAGCCCGACCCCAGGGCCGTGCGCACCCTGCGCGAGAACGCCAGGACCCTCGCCCTGCCGGGCGCCGAGGTCCGCGCCGCGAAGGCCGAACAGGCCGTCGCGGGAGCGCCCCCCGAGCAGCCGTACGACCTCGTCTTCCTGGACCCGCCCTACGCGCTCCCGGACAGCGATCTTGGCGAGATCCTGGTCACACTCGCCGCCCGAGGGTGGCTCGCGGGCGAAGCCCTCGTCACCGTGGAGCGCAGCACCAGAGGCGGGGAGTTCGGGTGGCCGGCCGGCTTCGAGGCCATCAGGTCCCGGCGATACGGTGAGGGCACGTTCTGGTACGGTCGCGCCGCCTCTACGCGCCACGAAGCACCATGA
- the coaD gene encoding pantetheine-phosphate adenylyltransferase, whose translation MRRAVCPGSFDPITNGHLDIISRASKLYDEVYVAVMINKSKQGLFGIDERIDLIRQVTADFGNVQVEAFHGLLVDFCKQRDIPAIVKGLRAVSDFDYELQMAQMNNGLSGVETLFVPTNPTYSFLSSSLVKEVATWGGDVSHLLPDVVTEALLRRLREK comes from the coding sequence TTGCGCCGCGCCGTCTGTCCGGGGTCGTTCGACCCCATCACCAATGGCCATCTCGACATCATCAGCCGCGCCTCCAAGCTGTACGACGAGGTGTACGTCGCGGTGATGATCAACAAGTCCAAGCAGGGACTGTTCGGCATCGACGAGCGGATCGACCTGATCCGCCAGGTCACCGCCGACTTCGGCAACGTCCAGGTGGAGGCCTTCCACGGCCTGCTCGTCGACTTCTGCAAGCAGCGGGACATCCCGGCCATCGTCAAGGGCCTGCGCGCGGTCAGCGACTTCGACTACGAGCTCCAGATGGCCCAGATGAACAACGGCCTCTCGGGCGTCGAGACGCTCTTCGTGCCCACCAACCCGACGTACAGCTTCCTGTCCTCGTCGCTGGTGAAGGAGGTGGCCACCTGGGGTGGCGACGTCTCCCACCTGCTGCCCGACGTGGTCACCGAGGCCCTGTTGCGCCGGCTGCGGGAGAAGTGA
- the mutM gene encoding bifunctional DNA-formamidopyrimidine glycosylase/DNA-(apurinic or apyrimidinic site) lyase gives MPELPEVEVVRRGLARWAAHRTIAEAEVLHPRAIRRHAPGADDFVHRLKGLRFDTPRRRGKYLWLPLADTPFAVLAHLGMSGQMLIKPHDAPDEKHLRIRIRFTDTMAPVGAPGVAEAGGTELRFVDQRTFGGLSLHETTPDGLPDVIAHIARDPLDPRFDADAFHTALRGRRSTIKRALLDQSLISGVGNIYADEALWRSRLHYERPTATFTRPRTAELLGHVRDVMNAALAVGGTSFDSLYVHVNGESGYFDRSLDAYGRESEPCRRCATPMRRRPWMNRSSYFCPRCQRPPRPAALRPALP, from the coding sequence ATGCCCGAGCTCCCCGAGGTCGAGGTGGTCCGCCGCGGCCTGGCCCGGTGGGCCGCGCACCGCACCATCGCCGAAGCCGAGGTCCTCCACCCCCGCGCCATCCGCCGCCACGCCCCCGGCGCCGACGACTTCGTCCACCGCCTGAAGGGCCTGCGCTTCGACACGCCGCGGCGCCGCGGCAAGTACCTCTGGCTGCCGCTGGCGGACACCCCCTTCGCGGTCCTCGCCCACCTCGGCATGAGCGGCCAGATGCTCATCAAGCCCCACGACGCCCCCGACGAGAAGCACCTGCGCATCCGGATCCGCTTCACGGACACCATGGCGCCTGTCGGCGCGCCCGGTGTCGCGGAAGCCGGGGGCACCGAGCTCCGCTTCGTCGACCAGCGCACCTTCGGCGGCCTCTCGCTGCACGAGACCACCCCCGACGGGTTGCCCGACGTCATCGCGCACATCGCCAGGGATCCGCTCGACCCGCGATTCGACGCCGATGCCTTCCACACCGCGCTGCGCGGCAGGCGGAGCACCATCAAACGTGCCCTGCTCGACCAGTCGCTGATCAGCGGAGTGGGCAACATCTACGCCGACGAGGCGCTGTGGCGGTCCAGGCTCCACTACGAGCGGCCCACCGCCACCTTCACCCGCCCCCGCACCGCCGAACTCCTCGGCCACGTACGCGATGTGATGAACGCCGCGCTCGCCGTGGGCGGCACCAGCTTCGACAGCCTCTACGTCCATGTGAACGGCGAGTCCGGCTACTTCGACCGCTCGCTCGACGCCTACGGCCGGGAGTCCGAGCCCTGCCGCCGCTGCGCCACGCCCATGCGCCGCCGGCCCTGGATGAACCGCTCCAGCTACTTCTGCCCCCGCTGCCAGCGCCCACCGCGCCCCGCGGCGCTCCGCCCGGCGCTGCCCTGA
- a CDS encoding acylphosphatase: MNEDVRLTAWVRGRVQGVGFRWYTRAKAKEIGGLSGVARNLADGRVQVVAEGPRDRAERLLEWLRGGDTPGRVDGVTEIWDTSRGGFEGFQED, from the coding sequence ATGAACGAGGACGTGCGGCTCACCGCCTGGGTACGCGGCCGGGTGCAGGGAGTGGGTTTCCGCTGGTACACACGGGCCAAGGCGAAGGAGATCGGTGGCCTGAGCGGCGTTGCCCGGAACCTGGCGGACGGCCGGGTCCAGGTCGTCGCGGAGGGCCCCCGGGACAGGGCCGAGCGGCTGCTCGAGTGGTTGCGCGGCGGCGACACGCCCGGCAGGGTCGACGGTGTCACTGAGATCTGGGACACGTCACGCGGCGGTTTCGAAGGGTTCCAGGAGGACTGA
- a CDS encoding ATP synthase F0 subunit B, with translation MDVQKKLDDIVAAVGNARSMPMSASCVVNRAELLSLLEEVRAALPGSLAQAEELIGGREQLVEQARQEAERIIETAHAERGSLLSDTEIARRSQVEAERILAEARQEAEEIKAEADDYVDSKLANFEVVLTKTLGSVGRGREKLLGTGSGLDEDGYEDPDYAEAPERSHDPETLRERADGYVDVKLGAFESVLAKTLEAVGRGRQKLHGRVASDELGGLDADSADNGRHTSDADYLAGLAGPSAAAAAAPGQSPEQPAEQPRIPHQAVAAQLAEEAAAQLAEQAVAAHADPYQAQAQDPGQQVYAQQDAYGYAQQDAYGQQAGYQQDAYAYQQAYAQQDPYGYAQQGGYGYPQQGYDQAAQQPHAGYDPNQGDAAALDETSLFDTSMISTEQLRQYQESRGYEQ, from the coding sequence GTGGACGTGCAGAAGAAGCTCGATGACATCGTCGCGGCGGTCGGCAACGCCCGGTCCATGCCCATGTCGGCCTCGTGCGTGGTCAACCGTGCCGAGCTGCTCTCCCTGCTGGAGGAGGTCAGGGCCGCCCTGCCCGGCTCCCTCGCGCAGGCCGAGGAGCTGATCGGCGGCCGCGAGCAGCTCGTCGAGCAGGCCCGCCAGGAGGCGGAGCGGATCATCGAGACGGCGCACGCCGAGCGCGGCTCGCTCCTCTCGGACACCGAGATCGCCCGCCGCTCGCAGGTGGAGGCCGAGCGCATCCTCGCCGAGGCGCGCCAGGAGGCGGAGGAGATCAAGGCGGAGGCCGACGACTACGTCGACTCCAAGCTCGCCAACTTCGAGGTCGTCCTCACCAAGACCCTCGGCTCCGTGGGCCGCGGCCGCGAGAAGCTGCTCGGCACCGGCTCGGGCCTGGACGAGGACGGCTACGAGGACCCCGACTACGCCGAGGCCCCCGAGCGCAGCCACGACCCCGAGACCCTGCGCGAGCGGGCCGACGGCTACGTGGACGTCAAACTCGGCGCCTTCGAGTCGGTACTCGCCAAGACCCTGGAGGCCGTCGGCCGCGGCCGCCAGAAGCTGCACGGCCGGGTGGCGAGCGACGAGCTGGGCGGCCTCGACGCCGACAGCGCCGACAACGGCCGGCACACCAGCGACGCGGACTACCTGGCCGGCCTCGCGGGCCCCTCCGCCGCGGCCGCCGCGGCTCCCGGCCAGAGCCCGGAGCAGCCCGCGGAACAGCCCCGCATCCCGCACCAGGCGGTGGCGGCGCAGCTCGCCGAGGAGGCCGCCGCCCAGCTCGCCGAGCAGGCCGTGGCCGCCCACGCGGACCCCTACCAGGCCCAGGCCCAGGACCCCGGCCAGCAGGTCTACGCCCAGCAGGATGCGTACGGCTACGCGCAGCAGGACGCCTACGGCCAGCAGGCCGGCTACCAGCAGGACGCCTACGCGTACCAGCAGGCGTACGCCCAGCAGGACCCGTACGGCTACGCCCAGCAAGGCGGCTACGGCTACCCGCAGCAGGGCTACGACCAGGCGGCCCAGCAGCCGCACGCGGGCTACGACCCGAACCAGGGCGACGCCGCCGCCCTGGACGAGACCAGCCTCTTCGACACGAGCATGATCAGCACGGAGCAGCTCCGCCAGTACCAGGAGTCGCGCGGCTACGAGCAGTGA
- a CDS encoding DUF177 domain-containing protein, protein MNARLDHRKPLVFDTHELGRRPGAMQRVARTIEAPGGDEVFGIGGVVAVPQGADVELDLRLESVMEGALVTGTAHAMAAGECVRCLEPLKLTLDADFQEMFSYPDLDDRGRPMARQEEPADDEEEEDRLFVEDGLIDLEPVLRDAVVLALPMQPVCREDCPGLCPDCGARLADDPDHHHDDAVDIRWAALQGLAETVQDGEKDVPRSGGDDSQEK, encoded by the coding sequence CTGAACGCCCGCCTCGACCACCGCAAGCCCCTCGTGTTCGACACGCACGAGCTGGGCCGGCGTCCCGGTGCCATGCAGCGCGTCGCGCGCACCATCGAGGCACCCGGCGGCGACGAGGTCTTCGGCATCGGTGGCGTCGTCGCGGTGCCCCAGGGCGCCGACGTCGAGCTCGACCTCCGGCTGGAGTCGGTCATGGAGGGCGCGCTCGTGACGGGCACCGCCCACGCCATGGCCGCGGGGGAGTGCGTAAGGTGTCTGGAGCCGCTCAAGCTCACGCTCGACGCGGACTTCCAGGAGATGTTCTCGTATCCCGACCTCGACGACCGCGGGCGCCCCATGGCACGCCAGGAGGAGCCCGCCGACGACGAGGAGGAAGAGGACAGGCTCTTCGTCGAGGACGGTCTGATCGACCTCGAACCGGTGCTGCGCGATGCGGTGGTGCTCGCACTGCCGATGCAGCCGGTGTGCCGGGAGGACTGCCCGGGCCTGTGTCCCGACTGCGGGGCACGCCTGGCGGACGACCCGGACCACCACCACGATGACGCCGTCGACATCCGTTGGGCGGCACTGCAAGGACTCGCCGAGACCGTCCAGGACGGCGAGAAGGACGTGCCCCGCTCCGGCGGGGATGACTCACAGGAGAAGTAG
- the rnc gene encoding ribonuclease III: MPDARKNRPRSGGDGLTASSHALLEGRLGYHLESALLVRALTHRSYAYENGGLPTNERLEFLGDSVLGLVVTDTLYRIHPDLPEGQLAKLRAAVVNSRALAEVGRGLELGSFIRLGRGEEGTGGRDKASILADTLEAVIGAVYLDQGLDAAGELVHRLFDPLIEKSSNLGAGLDWKTSLQELTATEGLGVPEYLVTETGPDHEKTFTAAARVGGVSYGTGTGRSKKEAEQQAAEAAWRAIREAADARVAPGATSAEAPPPTDPTPA, from the coding sequence ATGCCAGACGCCAGGAAGAACAGGCCCCGCTCCGGCGGGGACGGTCTGACGGCCTCGTCCCACGCGCTTCTGGAAGGGCGGCTCGGGTACCACCTGGAGTCCGCCCTTCTGGTGCGTGCGCTGACGCACCGCTCCTACGCCTACGAGAACGGCGGCCTGCCGACCAACGAGCGGCTGGAGTTCCTCGGGGACTCCGTGCTCGGCCTGGTCGTCACGGACACGCTGTACCGCATCCACCCCGACCTGCCCGAGGGCCAGCTGGCCAAGCTGCGGGCCGCGGTGGTGAACTCGCGGGCTCTGGCGGAGGTGGGCCGGGGGCTCGAACTCGGTTCCTTCATCCGGCTCGGCCGGGGCGAGGAGGGCACGGGCGGCCGGGACAAGGCGTCGATCCTCGCCGACACCCTCGAAGCGGTGATCGGCGCGGTCTACCTGGACCAGGGGCTCGACGCGGCGGGGGAGCTGGTGCACCGGCTGTTCGACCCGTTGATCGAGAAGTCCTCGAATCTGGGCGCGGGCCTGGACTGGAAGACCAGCCTCCAGGAGCTCACCGCGACCGAGGGGCTCGGCGTGCCCGAGTACCTGGTCACGGAGACCGGCCCGGACCACGAGAAGACCTTCACTGCTGCTGCCCGCGTCGGAGGCGTCTCGTACGGCACCGGCACCGGCCGCAGCAAGAAGGAAGCGGAGCAGCAGGCGGCCGAGGCCGCCTGGCGGGCGATCCGCGAGGCCGCCGACGCGAGGGTGGCCCCTGGGGCCACGTCAGCCGAAGCACCTCCCCCGACGGACCCGACACCGGCCTGA
- the rpmF gene encoding 50S ribosomal protein L32 has translation MAVPKRKMSRSNTRHRRSQWKAAVPTLVACERCHEPKLQHIACPACGTYNKRQVLEV, from the coding sequence GTGGCTGTTCCGAAGCGGAAGATGTCGCGCAGCAACACGCGCCACCGCCGGTCGCAGTGGAAGGCTGCGGTCCCCACGCTGGTGGCGTGCGAGCGCTGCCACGAGCCCAAGCTGCAGCACATCGCGTGCCCCGCTTGCGGCACCTACAACAAGCGTCAGGTCCTAGAGGTCTGA
- a CDS encoding CAP domain-containing protein — protein sequence MGRHRRSDAGRATTDRGPAATVHGADLGERPLSGAHRHRRRGSTAVRTGLLGVSAAVAMGAVAVATGVLPGGGSYSLGGDDGSDQVRSAGTPTGLETQGGTGGRVDGTGTAHPDRATRHAASPSARPSPSGDPAASKTAGRTPAAHTPAGRTTPAPATHGTGGSAPSSAPTTASAPAPTATTASKESAAEAQVLSLVNQERGKAGCQPLHSDKALAQLAGDFSTEMAAEGFFDHTDPQGRSPWDRAAAAGIHDLGGENIARGQADAAAVMDSWMHSAGHRANILNCQYESIGVGVHYGSGGPWWTEDFGF from the coding sequence ATGGGACGCCATCGACGCTCCGACGCCGGACGCGCCACCACGGACCGGGGGCCCGCCGCCACGGTTCACGGCGCCGACCTCGGCGAGCGGCCCCTGTCCGGCGCGCACCGGCACCGCAGGCGCGGGTCCACCGCGGTCCGCACGGGCCTGCTGGGCGTGTCCGCAGCGGTCGCCATGGGAGCGGTCGCGGTGGCCACGGGAGTGCTGCCCGGCGGCGGCTCGTACTCCCTCGGCGGTGACGACGGCTCGGACCAGGTGCGCTCGGCCGGCACCCCGACGGGTCTCGAAACCCAGGGCGGCACCGGCGGGCGCGTGGACGGCACCGGGACCGCGCACCCGGACCGTGCCACCCGCCATGCCGCGTCCCCTTCGGCGAGACCTTCGCCGTCCGGGGACCCGGCCGCCTCGAAGACGGCCGGCAGGACACCGGCCGCGCACACTCCGGCCGGCCGGACCACGCCTGCGCCGGCCACGCACGGCACCGGCGGCTCGGCTCCGTCGAGCGCCCCCACGACCGCCTCCGCGCCCGCGCCCACCGCGACGACGGCGTCCAAGGAGAGCGCGGCCGAGGCCCAGGTACTGAGCCTGGTGAACCAGGAGCGCGGCAAGGCGGGCTGCCAGCCGCTGCACTCCGACAAGGCGCTGGCGCAGCTCGCGGGCGACTTCAGCACGGAGATGGCCGCCGAGGGCTTCTTCGACCACACGGACCCGCAGGGCCGCTCCCCCTGGGACCGGGCCGCGGCGGCCGGCATACACGATCTGGGCGGCGAGAACATAGCCCGCGGGCAGGCGGACGCGGCGGCGGTGATGGACTCGTGGATGCACAGCGCGGGCCACCGCGCCAACATCCTGAACTGCCAGTACGAGAGCATCGGCGTCGGCGTCCACTACGGCTCCGGCGGGCCCTGGTGGACCGAGGACTTCGGCTTCTGA
- the rpmB gene encoding 50S ribosomal protein L28, with protein MAANCDVCGKGPGFGNSISHSHRRTPRRWNPNIQRVRAVVGGTPKRLNVCTSCIKAGKVSR; from the coding sequence GTGGCTGCCAACTGCGACGTCTGCGGCAAGGGGCCGGGCTTCGGCAACAGCATCTCCCACTCGCACCGCCGTACGCCCCGTCGCTGGAACCCGAACATCCAGCGCGTGCGTGCCGTGGTCGGGGGTACGCCGAAGCGGCTCAATGTCTGCACCTCGTGCATCAAGGCCGGCAAGGTCTCGCGCTGA